A single genomic interval of Saccharothrix saharensis harbors:
- a CDS encoding DUF4383 domain-containing protein codes for MTHHSTVGRVKVAGLQPAQVLAGLVGLVFLALGVLGFVRTGFGDFAGDQHAMLLGFTLNPLHNVVHLAFGVLGLLMASTSGLARLYGWLLFIAYGAVLLWGLALAGVFSTNPVAGLGNPLALNVNDNWLHLGLAAVGLLIAVLPARRKIVTEPPVDTRTGEPVADHDETVARGHREEVRYQREASIRDPKADPVTQEMPTQRVDDSRHGAHPDERIESMDPTVNPRPVQPIDPAVAEQHKSRFSR; via the coding sequence ATGACCCACCACTCGACCGTCGGTCGCGTCAAGGTCGCGGGCCTGCAACCCGCCCAGGTGCTGGCAGGCCTGGTCGGCCTGGTGTTCCTCGCGTTGGGTGTGCTGGGCTTCGTGCGCACCGGGTTCGGCGACTTCGCGGGCGACCAGCACGCGATGCTGCTCGGGTTCACGCTGAACCCGCTGCACAACGTGGTCCACCTGGCGTTCGGTGTGCTCGGCCTGCTCATGGCGAGCACGTCCGGCCTGGCCCGGCTGTACGGCTGGCTCCTGTTCATCGCCTACGGCGCGGTGCTGCTGTGGGGTCTGGCGCTGGCCGGTGTGTTCTCCACCAACCCCGTCGCGGGTCTGGGCAACCCCTTGGCGCTCAACGTGAACGACAACTGGCTGCACCTCGGCCTCGCCGCCGTCGGCCTGCTGATCGCCGTGCTGCCCGCGCGGCGCAAGATCGTGACCGAACCCCCGGTCGACACGCGCACCGGGGAGCCGGTCGCCGACCACGACGAGACCGTCGCGCGGGGCCACCGCGAGGAGGTGCGCTACCAGCGGGAAGCGAGCATCCGCGACCCGAAGGCCGACCCGGTGACGCAGGAGATGCCGACCCAGCGGGTCGACGACTCGCGGCACGGCGCGCACCCCGACGAGCGCATCGAGTCGATGGACCCGACCGTGAACCCGCGGCCGGTCCAGCCGATCGACCCGGCCGTCGCGGAGCAGCACAAGTCGCGGTTCAGCCGGTAA
- a CDS encoding aldo/keto reductase, whose product MKRQRIGSLEVSALALGTLPFGKWVDQRTSFAIMDRFAEAGGTFLDTANNYVFWDGGTGDESELAVGRWLAERGNRDAMVVATKVGARPLAPGTGLENAEGLSGDTVRSAAAASLKRLGVDHIDLYYSHIEDRGVTFEDTLGGFTSLVAAGRVREIGACNHATWRFDRARAVSRANGRPVYTAVQQRYSYLRPRPNVKLPEGGHVHMTDELLDYAAAEGDVTLVAYSALLAGRYRDKPLGEAYDHPGTTRRLEVLHEVADELGATVNQVVLAWLLRQDIVPLVGATSVAQLEETLGALDLKLDDDQVERMDSAA is encoded by the coding sequence ATGAAACGACAGCGCATCGGATCACTGGAAGTCAGCGCCCTGGCCCTGGGCACGCTGCCGTTCGGCAAGTGGGTGGACCAGCGGACCTCGTTCGCGATCATGGACCGGTTCGCCGAGGCGGGCGGCACGTTCCTGGACACGGCGAACAACTACGTGTTCTGGGACGGCGGCACGGGCGACGAGAGCGAGCTGGCCGTCGGCCGCTGGCTCGCCGAGCGGGGAAACCGGGACGCGATGGTGGTGGCCACCAAGGTGGGGGCGCGGCCGTTGGCGCCGGGCACCGGTCTGGAGAACGCCGAGGGCCTGTCCGGCGACACGGTCCGCAGCGCCGCCGCGGCCAGCCTGAAGCGGCTCGGCGTCGACCACATCGACCTGTACTACAGCCACATCGAGGACCGCGGCGTCACGTTCGAGGACACGCTCGGCGGGTTCACGTCCCTCGTGGCCGCGGGCCGGGTCCGCGAGATCGGCGCTTGCAACCACGCCACCTGGCGGTTCGACCGGGCGCGGGCGGTGTCGCGGGCCAACGGCCGGCCGGTCTACACCGCCGTGCAGCAGCGGTACAGCTACCTGCGGCCCCGGCCGAACGTGAAGCTGCCCGAGGGCGGTCACGTGCACATGACCGACGAGCTGCTCGACTACGCCGCCGCGGAGGGCGACGTGACGCTGGTGGCGTACTCGGCGCTGCTCGCGGGCCGGTACCGGGACAAACCGCTGGGCGAGGCGTACGACCACCCGGGCACCACGCGGCGGCTGGAGGTGCTGCACGAGGTCGCCGACGAGCTCGGCGCGACGGTGAACCAGGTGGTGCTGGCCTGGCTGCTGCGCCAGGACATCGTGCCGCTGGTGGGCGCGACCTCCGTGGCGCAGCTGGAGGAGACGTTGGGGGCGCTCGACCTCAAGCTGGACGACGACCAGGTGGAACGCATGGACTCCGCCGCCTGA
- a CDS encoding M50 family metallopeptidase, which translates to MSTLTLTKWAPAVLALVLVASPGVWRYSRHVITIAHEAGHALVALLTGRRLEGIKLNSDTSGVTVSRGRPTGVAVVLMYFAGYVTPSLLGLGAAALVTADRVRPLLWATVALLVGMLVMIRNVFGVVSVVLTGAVMFAVSWYATAEWQAAFALFVAWFLLLGGVRPVGELQRRRMRGLARQSDADQLARITRVPGLVWVLLFAAVTVGTLFVGGRLLLPW; encoded by the coding sequence ATGTCGACTCTGACCCTGACGAAGTGGGCCCCCGCCGTCCTGGCGCTGGTCCTGGTGGCGAGCCCCGGCGTGTGGCGGTACAGCAGGCACGTCATCACGATCGCGCACGAGGCCGGGCACGCCCTCGTCGCGCTGCTCACCGGCCGACGGCTGGAGGGCATCAAGCTCAACTCGGACACGTCCGGGGTGACCGTGTCGCGCGGGCGACCCACCGGGGTCGCCGTGGTGCTCATGTACTTCGCCGGGTACGTGACGCCGTCATTGCTCGGGCTGGGCGCGGCGGCGCTGGTCACGGCCGACCGGGTCCGGCCGCTGCTGTGGGCGACGGTGGCGTTGCTGGTCGGCATGCTGGTCATGATCCGCAACGTGTTCGGCGTCGTGTCGGTGGTGCTGACCGGGGCGGTGATGTTCGCCGTGTCCTGGTACGCCACCGCGGAGTGGCAGGCGGCGTTCGCGTTGTTCGTGGCGTGGTTCCTGCTGTTGGGCGGGGTGCGGCCGGTGGGGGAGTTGCAGCGCCGGCGGATGCGGGGGTTGGCGCGGCAGTCGGACGCCGACCAGCTCGCCCGGATCACTCGGGTGCCGGGGCTGGTGTGGGTGCTGCTGTTCGCCGCCGTGACGGTGGGGACGTTGTTCGTCGGCGGGCGGTTGCTGCTGCCGTGGTGA